The proteins below come from a single Magallana gigas chromosome 10, xbMagGiga1.1, whole genome shotgun sequence genomic window:
- the LOC105325863 gene encoding uncharacterized protein, giving the protein LSFSFKGKSVFTTGTLGRQQSSQHISTTALSKLRGDIQRLLDASLTNSSLASYSHAWTVFKDFAEKYELIIEFPVKQHILVYYVAYLFSKDYAATTISSYLSAISYIHKLNSFGDPCSSFLIQKLLLSTSKLKPSQDVRIPITKNILHQICDFLPVTVSNAFEKALFKAMFLLAFYGFLRVGEITSCQKVINKNLILFNQISRQQDQLIIKFVTYKHHMGKPFFLTIHSASNKKYCPVQCLEDYIKLRGVQNGPLFCYVPNIPVSRGKLLAVLKNCLSFAKLDMSRITSHSFRIGMASHCADIGMSDSKIRLLGRWKSDAFKSYIRPVNLV; this is encoded by the coding sequence TTGTCTTTCTCGTTCAAAGGTAAATCAGTTTTTACAACTGGCACCCTGGGCCGACAGCAATCCAGTCAACATATCTCCACTACCGCCCTTTCCAAATTAAGAGGTGACATACAAAGACTATTGGATGCGAGCCTTACTAATTCTTCTTTAGCTTCGTACTCTCATGCTTGGacagtttttaaagattttgccGAGAAATACGAGTTAATTATTGAGTTCCCAGTGAAGCAACACATATTGGTATATTATGTTGCCTACCTATTTTCAAAGGACTATGCTGCAACAACTATTTCATCATATCTCTCAGCTATTAGTTACATCCATAAGCTCAACAGTTTTGGGGATCCATGCTCgtcttttttaatacaaaaattgcTCTTATCAACAAGCAAACTTAAACCTTCACAAGATGTTAGAATAcctattacaaaaaatattttgcatcaaatttgtGACTTTTTACCAGTTACAGTTTCCAATGCATTTGAAAAGGCCTTGTTTAAAGCAATGTTTTTGTTGGCCTTTTATGGATTCTTGAGAGTTGGGGAAATAACATCATGTCAAAAggtaattaacaaaaatttaattctgttTAATCAAATTTCCAGGCAGCAAGatcaattaattatcaaatttgttACATATAAACATCACATGGGCAAACCATTTTTTCTCACTATTCACTCGGCAAGTAACAAAAAGTATTGTCCAGTTCAATGCCTAGAAGACTACATTAAGTTAAGAGGAGTACAAAATGGGCCACTTTTTTGTTATGTACCAAATATTCCAGTTTCCAGGGGTAAACTTTTGGCGGTATTAAAAAACTGTCTATCATTTGCAAAGTTGGATATGAGTCGCATTACTAGCCATTCTTTCCGGATAGGCATGGCGTCGCACTGTGCGGACATTGGTATGAGTGACAGCAAAATTAGACTGTTAGGTCGATGGAAATCAGATGCATTCAAAAGTTATATTAGACCAGTTAATCTAGTATAG